The nucleotide window ctctcccccccttatagattgccccctctccccccttatagattgccccctctccccccttatagatggcccccttttccctaccccttatagatggccccttctccctccccttacagatgatcccctctctcttctcccccctcccttatagatggccccctctcttttctcccccctcccttatagatggccccctctctcttctccctctgtcacttataaatggtcccctctctcttctccccctgtcccttataaatggtcccctctctcttctcccccctcccttatagatggccccctctctcttctccctctgtcacttataaatggtcccctctctcttctccccctgtcccttataaatggtcccctctctcttctccccctgtcccttataaatggccccctccctctctcttctccccctgtcccttataaatggccccctctctcttctcccccgtcccttatagatgaccccctctctcttctccccgtcccttatagatgaccccctctctcttctcccccgtcccttatagatggccccctctctcttctccccctcccttacagatggaccctttctcttctcccccctcccttacagatggccccctctctcttctcccccctcccttatagatgaccccctctcctccccctcccttatggatggccccctctctcttctccccctgtaccttatagatggccccctctctcttctccccctgtcccttatagatggccccctctctcttctccccccctcctatatagatggccccctctctcttctcccccctcccttatagatggccccctctctcttctcccccctcccttatggatggccccctctctcttctccccctgtcccttatagatcgccccctctctcttctccccccctcctatatagatggccccctctctcttctcccccttcccttatggatggccccctctctcttttccccctgtcccttatagatggccccctctctcttctccccccctcctatatagatggccccctctctcttttccccctgtcccttatagatggctccctctatcttttccccctgtcccttatagatggcccccggtcaccgcagcccttcccgctcctgtcacctcttATCACCGGAGCTGCacggcccgctccggtcactgctgcctgctcctgtcacctgtcaccggagcccgcacGGCCCGCTCCGATTACTTGTCACTGGAGCCCGCacggcccgctccggtcaccTTTCACAGGAGCCCgcaccggtcactgcagcccgttaatgcccgctcctgtcaccggagcccgcacGGCCTGCTCCAGTCACTGCAGCCCACTCCTGATGTGCTTCTCTAATCTAATCAACCTGAAGGAgcatggggccgctgcggccggctgtgGTGCACATACAACGTGCgctccacggccggccgcagcggcctcaCGCTCCTACTCCAAATTGATTGGATGAGCACATtaggagcgggctgcagtgaccggagcgggccgtGCGGGCTGCGGTGACCTGGTCGGGCCGGGACAAGAGAGAAGGGCtgcggcggtgatttttttttttttaaataatatttttttttattatgcagcccaggcggcccacggactggtaatctggccagcccagcgggcatttgcccggctcgccagattaccagtccgggcctgcttaTACGGTCTGAGTGTCTGCTTTCTAAAAGACAGCTTATATCCACCATCTGATGTAAAGAGCAGGGGTGGAGATGTAGGGGGTGGAGCAGTAGTAGCCACATATCaaaaaagtgctgtggaatatggtggcgctatataaataaatcatcatcatcatcatcatcaatatccatcattatcatcataatcatcactaTTGATGGAGCCCCTTTTGACACCAGTGTTATAAATGGTCCATAATAGGTGGAGGTCCTCCTACAGATTTTGGAAAAGTTTTAAAcagtcagataaaaaaaaacaaaattttttttttcttataaatcagtgtcagaaagttttatagatttgtaatttacttctatttaaaaatatccaatcttccagtacttatcagctgctgtgtgtcctgcaggaagaggtgtattctttccagtctgacactgtgctctctgctgccaccctcccccaaCCTTTGGCAGCATTGTCCCACTGTCTCATGTATATCGGGTTTCCCCAGTGATTTCCTGATATATTATGGTTGAGAAAAGAATGATCAGCCAGATCATAACCGAAACCATGATATGTGACAGCTAGTGATGAGCGGGTACTAAAATGctagggtgctcgttactcaagactaATAtcggaaatgcacaggaaacagcaagggcagcatgtatggatgcctctaaggctgcctaatcgtaccattatgccaaattctgtgcaacagcctggttaaaacagaggtaggcatatgaaccacccaaaaactcagcctgacacagcatggcaatgagtacacagggaaccattaaaacagaggtagcatatgatgaaccaccccaaaactttgcctgacacagcatggccgtGAGGACACAGATAAACATTAAAAACAGACGTAGCATATAAACCACttcaaaattttgcctgacacagcatgggggcgaggacagagtgaccaaggtagaaggtagccagttagcctcccaaaaattaggccagacacagcatggcagtgagcacacagagaaccattaaaagtgagtgaggaagcaagtgagcctcccaaaaaattggagtgaggtcaggggctgggatttatagtggacacgaacctaggtgctgacagctaactggctaggccagctgtcagtcaccatcaagggtacacctgatgccgatggctgtgggatacaatctagtggtggctgcacctatactctctgtgacaccccctttacactgtgcaagcagtagtgaacttaaataaggcttgagtaagaaagacagaaatctgcaaatatactagtggtcccactagtttttaggggactgtgagatacaatctggtggcgGCTGCACCAAtgcactctgtgacacccccttaaaatgagcagtgaagttctatgcaggtgtactacaaatcccagcaatacaatgtattacagcagcaccaccagccacaaaatcataaaagagtactgagcacttcttaggggactgtatgcaacacctaatatcccctttctgccagcagccgatcaccacagtgtgctgctgaaatcgtaggagctgcactgcaagtcccagccagcagtctgtagggctgtttggttgtttcgctagtattccctgcctactagaATGCTAattccctaacgctctccctgaccagcagcagctctgtccctgatctcttccagcatacatgtgagcagAGCCTTGCCGgccgcgctttttatatggcagggtcatctgatttggccaaccaatcgctgctatcgacatgtatgggtcccacgtgatcgcaggatgcaccaaagagtctcctgcatgtttatgcgcccaaacttacaggaaacggatgatgagattttctcgagtatcgcgagatgcttgtccgagtaccattgagtaccctagtaccaagctcggatgagtatgctcgctcatcactagtgacagCATCTTCAGATCTTTCCAATGAAAATGGATTCATGAAACCTGAACAGAATGTAATTCTGATGAGTGTCTCTGTTACAAGCAATGTCCTCTTAGCAACAGGACAAAGAGGTGAAGGTAAACTGAGCATCCATGGAGGATGGAGCATCCATAGTGCAGCACCATACTTAAAGTTTGGGAGACAAGGGGTAACACTGAAAGACAAGGGGTGACATTGGGAGACAAGGGGAAGCATTAGGAAACAAGAGGCTGCATTGGAAGACAAGGGACAGCATTGGGAGACAAGGGGGGTACTTTAGGAGACAAGAGGCGGCATTAGGAAACAAGGGGTGCCATTGAAAAACAAGGGGCGGCATGAGGTGACAAGAGGGTGCATGTTGAGACAAGGGGATGAATTGGGAGACAAGGGGTGGTATTGAAAAAAAAGGGCCAGCATTGGGAGACAAGGGGAGGCATAGGGGGACAATGGATGGCATTGGGAGACAAGAGGTGGCATTGGGAAACAACAACCTCATTGGGAGACAAGAGGTGGCATTGGGAAACAACGACTGCATTGGGAGACAAGGGACGGCATTAGGAGGCGTTTAGAGAAAAGAGGGTGGCATTCAACTTTTGCAATGCATCACAGCGCCTGGACACCAATGTAAAATCTACACAAGGACTCCTACCTTACAGGTTCTATCTGTAatactttttttctttagttCCTTCCATTGCTTAAACCTGGTTATGAAGTATTTCTTTATGTTGGTTTCCTGTAAAAGGTGAAAATGTCATCACACAGTAATCCTCCTCGATCATTATTACTTCCCGCCATACTTAGGAGTCATTGCTGTGTCATCCGGTCTTCCTCCCACCACCATGGCTGTATAGGACTCTAGTGCCGGTGAAGAGAGTACAGGATGTATTTATACACAATCTTTTCCTCAAGAGGTACATCGCCTCTGACATTTAATTTCCTATCCTCGGGTGGCTTTGCCGCCGCCGTGCCCTTCTTGCAGAGATACAATATCTGTCCCCATATACACCTAATGCGGGATCCTGATTGAATCCCTCTTGGCGGAGAAGCGTTACCAGTACATGAAGCACAGTTACTAGGCAATAATTCTTAAGTCACTTGTAATGACAAAGCAAATCCTCAGCTCGGCAGCGGGTGAGAGGTATTGACCACGGACTTGTGACTCGTTCCGCTGTGTTTGTGTGTTCATATCATTATCCCCCCCATCCTTCATTTATTGTATTGTTTGTCTTGCTCTTTTGATAATCCCAGTTAAGACTCCACCGGTGGTTTATTTACTGACGGGATTGATCCCAAACCAAGAGTAAGTAAAATATACCGCCTTTTTCACCTATTTAGGAAGATCTGTCCTGATCATGTGACCTAGTTTAATAAATGTAGATATGGGACTTGTAATTGAAGGGGGTCTCCCTACTTGTTTGAGGGCCAACTTGAAGAGGAACTCcggcaaaaattattatttttttaaatcaactggtgtcagaaagttatatagatttgtaaattacttctatttaaaaatctcaagccttcacatacttatcagctgctgtatgtcctgcaggaagtggtgtactctttccaatcgtacagctctgtccatgtcaaaaactgtccagagcagtagcaaatccttgtagaaaacctcttctgctctggacagttcctgacatggacagaggtgacagcgctgtgtcagaatggaaaaaatacaccacttcctgcaggacattcagcttttccctggcacccggggaggagcaacagggagcagcgctgaaaggccggcggcttgATGTATGGAGCACAGATCAAACAAAGCATTTCAATTCCATTAGatcagcgattcgctcatctctacctttaACAGTGAGTTAATTTTGTACTCTTAGGCCCCGCTCACACGTAGcaaactagcagaattccgcaacgtaattgtccgccgcggaatgccgttagcctccctctcataatgggagtctatgggaggcgctgctgttctcacagtgtctctccgcgctgaagaatgaacatgttcattcttcagcgcagggagagcagcagcgtgcctgccatagactcccattatgagagggaggctaacagcatgtccgccgcggaattccgctagttttgctacgtgtcaacatagccttaggatccCTAGTGATCCCAGTTGTAATCAGTGCAGGAACCTGgcagtaagggggagatttatcaaacatggtgtaaagtgagactggctcagttgcccctagcaaccaatcagattccactttcatttcccaaagagtctgtgaggaatgaaaggtggaatctgattggttgctaggggcgactgagacagtttcactttgcaccatgtttaataaatctcccccatagttttcaatttccctgcagcgccaccacagaggAAATTTggcattacacagtgtccattcaaatCTATGAGTTGTTttctgtaatgcaggacaggaaagGTCATCTAGAGTGGAGGGACAGCCTTAGTGACAACATTCTACTTTAGCCAAGAGATGAAGATGCTGAAGTGACTCCCCTTTATGtactccctaaggctatgttcacacaatgtatatttttgtaaaagtatggccgCTGTTGCAATCGTTgctgccttgtcttctatggaatcccggccagagcatatacacatagtatacgctccagccaggatctctcatgtcagttgtctgcggccgctattcagtgaatagcggtcgcagaaaaccctgtcagtgttcACGATGGAGTGAGtagctgcatcagaactctgcggctgcaaagatcatcagtACAGtgccgtccgggatgatcttttcagagactggccgttccgttcacgggtcacggaacagtcggtctcttacatagtctgcacatggcctaatGGGGTATATGAATTTCTAAACCAGACacgccttaaagggattatctaggagAACAGAATTGTTATTTTCTTCCAGAACTAGCGCCACGTTTGTCCTCAATTTATGTGATGTATTGttactctattcattctctatgagagccacacaaacagcctttggctgtctagccatgatgggaattgtagttttgcaacagctggacggtcGAAGGCTCCTCATCCCtgatctaatgtatatgggggcctcctgactctcccacAAGAGATTTAATTGGAGGAAAGGAAGGATTATTAAGATGAAGGTAATTGCCTTCTCCATTTGTTCTTGGTAAGATAATCCACCATCAGAAGTATTTGGCAGCCACATACCCCACCTTTCCATGAATGGCGGAGCCAAGTGCAGGGTAGGGGGAGGTAGATGCTGGCTGAATAAGTGTTTGGTCAGCAGCTATGACAGTACGTGAAATGAAAGTCagctctgactggttgctagtgatgagcggaccgtcggacttttggatATTCCggggaattccagatcgattccctggaatatactggccgcatattcccggaaGCGCAACTAAGTGGCCGGGATCACAGGAATGACgagagagcaaactgctttcggaccaaaagtccgaaagattcgctcatctctactggttgctatgggcaacaacaaTTTTTACTATAAGACGGCTATAAACTTCCCATAGCTTTaccttcaggctgtgttcacacacaggtttGTCGCCTATTTTATGGGCTGTAAGAAACTCGTAAAACATTTGTTATTCAGTTGAATGGGCAACTCAATAGTAAAATGGTCTATTGTGCATACACACATCGGGGgagacttaggctaggttcacactaactTTAAGGCTAGCCTTAGGGTCTTCGTCACAGAATCTGGTGAATAACAGGACAACAAAACACTGTATCAAGTATGCTGTAAAATGTCAGGCAAGAGCGGAAAATGCAacggaccccattaaagtcaatggattcTTTTGGGCTTTGCTTTTCTAAGTTGGTGCAGCAGTCTGGTTGGCTCCTTTTgctgagcaaaaaaaaacaaaaacggcaaAGGAGACCCCATACGGAACCTACAACACGGTATAAACCTAGCATAATATAATATTTTCTTTGTTGACAGctgagctttcattttaccagatcaataaaagatatgaaagctgagctctgattggttgcaacgGGCAACAAAGGGAATCTGGCAGTCTGCTACAGCTGCTGCCCCCAGTCTTAGTTCTTGCTTGCCGTCACTTtcttcagtgatgtcatcccTGCAAGAACTGTCTGCACAACCAATAGCTGACACTgttgtgaccagtgattggctgaatagggAAGTTCTTGCACAGATGACATAGCACCAGAACCAGAATCAAGTGGTGGCGAGTTTAGGAAGTGTTGGAGCAGTTGCAGGGGAAACAGAggtaggtaagtatcactttttaaaaaaatttcacacCACTCCAAGGGCATATGTAAAAATCACTCCATGCTTGAAAAACTCTTCTAACACCTCTGTAAATATACATCCTATGCAGTTTATAGTGCAGCACTAACAAGTAggacatacaccttcaataactgtcatttgttatcagttatctctcccacgtGGCCCCTGTCCTccacatacacaggaacgttcagcaaGGCCgtacattcctgtgttctctatgaagactggagatttaagcCGCAGCCAAAAAGCTGCGGCTTATCTTtctaagaacaaaggggtcaggcagggaTTGTCCATCACTCTGACCCCTATTTCCACTGACATTAtctgtcaggagagccccatacaccaaatCCACTGCTAGCCAAAGGCACTTTAGGGGAACCTATAAAATAGCCTGTCATGATAAGGATAAGGAAACTGATTATAAcaccatatatattttttttttttactgatcaaaCTATAAAAAAGTTACTCTTGTGACGGCTATTGTTCTGTAGATTATAGCTGTAGTCAACCTTGTGGGCCACATGGtagctacccctttaagcaacaccAGCACAACATTGACTTTACCAATAATTTATTTATGAAATGCCAAAGTGTAAAAGTATAATGCCTCatccattgtataaaaaaaaacacaaacaaatgaCTCCAGCACATGCTCATCAGTTACATACTTCAAGTCGAtccattcaccccccccccccccccccccatgtttgtATTATTGTACTGTGGCCTTGAATGAGAATGACCTATTAATTGTTCTGTCTGTCACATGTCAGGACGAGTACGTCTACTACAATGGGCTCCTGCCTGGATAGCGCTATGCAGGATCCCTGTTCAGAATAAAAATTCAACTCGTCATGCCTGATTATTCATTTGAATTGCAGATTTAAAGAGATACTTTTCACAGCCATTGCTGACTTGACATGTGCAATAGATTGAGCTACACGGTAATTATAATTTTCAAAAATTTCATAAGGTGTCAGGTCTAAAGATAGAACTAGCTAACATACAATGCaaaactccccctcccccctgctatTTGACTTTCTAAATTGCACCTGCTCCCTTAACTGTTTGTATCAATCAattcagcttcccccccccccctcatctgtgaATCCAGATGGAAATTGAGCTATTAAAAAATCactacttttttttacatttctcttcgcattcaaatttaaaaaaatgacagttgGTGCAGATGGCAAAATGAATTAAATAAACGTTATTAAGCACTAAAAATTTTTACTGGTAAcgtccaaaagaaaaaaaaagctataaataTACAATATTGAAATCAGTAAATCTGTCAATAGTAATAAATGGCATTTAACATCACTAAGTATCACACAAAAATACTccaaataaaatggaaaaaagtgAGAATCCAAGGCAATTATcagtatatttttttgtatataggcATGCACAGTATAGAAAATcacttttggtgattttttttttctttttcaaatttaAATCATAGGTGAAAATGATTTTAATACATTTACGAAAACAAGATTTTGTTAGAAAATCCCAAAATGGTAACCAGATTATTTTTGACAGTCTGATACTGTCTGACTGAATTAAAAGTCCCCAGCAATTAGTTCTAAGATTATAGAACTCGATAAGTCATAGATGAAAAAGACTTTCAAACCGAGAAAGAAGCAACAGTAAGGGGGCAAAATACATTACAAACTATAGAAAATGGGATATAAGAATATAATCGACATTCACAGCTTCctttaaaaaagcaaaaacaacataaaatacagaaaaaaaaacaatcaaatacAATTTTCAAAGTTTccaaaaaacaacaataataaataatGCCTCAAGTTTATCAAAGATACGGTATGAAACTTTTTgtctttgaaaaaacaaaaacaaaacaaaaaacaaaacagaacgaCCCGCagtcataaaaaaatatacaatcaATGTATTGAAATATCCCCGGTTTCAAGCTAGAAACAAAGTAAACTCATTTATCTGTGCTTTACACCACCGTACTTCACACTCTCACAAGCTCAGCTCTGGAGATAAACAGTGCCTCGACCCATTCTCCCCCGTAAAGTGCTGTGGTATCAGTTTTTAGCATCACTTCGAGCGTTCCGTCAGGGAATTGTTCAAAGCAACTTTTCAAGCCTTTGTcttattttttccccccttcgTATCCGTcatccgaaaaagaaaaaaaaaaaaagatctcctCTTCGTTTTCCGGCATTCGTCATTCTCGTTCCTTCGACAGATGGGACAAAGAAACAAAAGGCAAAACGTGTTGCttcggacattttttttttttttgaagacatCAACAGTGTTCTTTCTTGGTTCTCTCAATAAGGACCGACAATTACTGCTTCAACTTCTTTGGACGGTCTTCGGTCTTTGACCAAAAAGTTTATCATCCCTTCAGATTTGATGAGAAGGTTGCATCCTAAAAAGAAGATTCCAAAGACCACGGTGAGGGACAGAACGCACATGACTGCGATCTGGACCACCCTCATAATAAATAGGTTCTTTTCGTCCACAGCGGGCTCCTGGAAGCCATCGTCTGTTACCACTGAAGCTTGGGTGCAACATCCCAGTAGGTTACTTAAAGCGTTGCTACTGTTGGTGAGCAAAACCACAGCTTCCGTCTGATTCATGGTCCCAAAGTTATTGTAGAGCGATGAAAAGTCAAACAGGTGGTCCCACTGCTGCAACTGGGGAAAAGAATTCAAAGAAAAGAACCCATTAATCATTGGATTTtccttctcctccctctcctgctgCTTCACCAACCGAGGTTGGTAATGTTATAGCGAGGAATAAAGCCTCTCAGCTGGCTCACTGTTAGTCTTTGGAGTGCCTTTTTTCTGCAATTTTAATCAGTTTCTTTCAGTTCACATGCAGCCAAGCAGAAAAGAAAGCCGCTGTCTTTATCTTTCTATGGTTATTATAAAGCTCTGGATCCAACCATTAACCAGAGGGAGGTGTTTGAATCCATTAGTAGAGATCTACCGGAGATGTAAGGACACAGCACCACCTATAGGTAGTTGTCTGCAATTACCTTGAGTTTTGAAAACGAAGTACATTTTCCAAGCTAATGTTTCGTGTCATGCAGCGAGCACATTAAAAAGGCATTAAGAATAGCTTAAATATATGGACCGGATACAGTCATTATTTGGATATAAGTTACGTTTTAAGATGATCATTATTAAAAGGTAATTTGCAATGTTAggattagtttttttgtttttaactaaAATACATGATGCAAAGTACCCCATACTGGTGTAGCTGAGATCCAATTTCTTAGAGATTCCAAAAAGTATTTGCCCTCTTTTTAATTGTCCCCTACTATTGCGTATTTTTTATATTACTGATGGTTTCCAATCTTTAAACAAAACACAAAGTagacaaaagaaacaaaaaagtttTTACCGCTGCTACTTCAACTATCCTTGCCTAGAATGATGATTGGGACTGTTCCCTTCACCGGAATGGAAATACAAAGGACCTCACCCGTGGACAATCAGCGTTGTAACATGGATAAAACAAGACGTTTTCCAGCAGTCAAATAAAATCCGGTGTTTATTGTAGAAAATTCATATAAAAATGGTTACATACAAAAACGCAGGTTCCCTGGTAATTCTAGACGCGTTTTGGCTCACACTTAAACCAAAACGCGTCCAGAATTACCAGGGAATTTTCTacaataaataccggattttattggactgctagACAAAAGAAATccgagacatagggggagatttatcaaacatggtgtaaagtgaaactggctcagttgcccctaacaaccagattccacctttcattttccaaagaatctgtgaggaatgaaaagtggattctgattggttgctaggggcaactgagccaattctactgtacatcagtttgataaatctcccccatagatttttaatgattaacgtaTTTACCCTATTATAGTCCCCTATACATTTGTAGTTGTAATAGTCATGATACAATTATAGCAGTCTATAAGCCTATGCTGAGTCTTCAGCTCCATTTTGCACAGAGTGGAGCATTACTCACCTGGACCACATGATCGGAAGAGAACATAAGCAAGCGCAGGTCACCAGTATGATCTCCAGGGGTTTAGCAGTCAAGCTGTTTTGTTTTataaaaacacattgggggaggtttatcaaacatggtgtaaagtgaaagtggctcagttgcccctagcaaccaatcagattccacctttcattttccaaagagtctgtgaggaatgaaaggtggaatctgattggttgctaggggcaactgagccagtttcacattacaccatgtttgataaatctcccccattgtgtttcagTTCGAAGATTTCAGTGAGCCTCCCCCAGCCTTCCTGATGCCTGAGGAAGACTTGGTGTAGTTGTTTCAGGCATATAGAAACACATGGCATACCTAGAGCCTTGTAGTAAAGAACCATAGGTACTCCACATGCTGCCATATGACCCCGCCATGTGTAATGAAGCTTTAGTGTGAATGTGAAGTAGTCATCGTAGAGTTTCTAGAGGAACACTACACCAGGACGCTAGTATTTCTGTCAATGTTGTCATCTTTAGACCATGCGCACACTGTCTATATGTGGCTGGGGTGGGTAAAGAAAATAAGAAACCCATACCTGCCTCCTGTTAGGTACCCTGTTGATCCCCGGTAGCTGTCACTCTTCTCGTCTCCTGATTTTATGTCTTCAGCTCGCTTCTTAGATACAGGAACTGTGGGCTCAGTGGCCGCAGTGATGTTCCATAATGACTAGTGAGCCTTTAGCTTCTGCATCAAGCTTCTGCAGACATGGGCTAAAGACAGATCGGAGGGCTTAaaggaggagccccccccccccccccttagctgTTTTAGGCTGGTGCCTCAAAGTGATGTCTGTGAATTAAGATAAAGTTATGGCTAGGAAAGGGGAGCTGTGACAAACCTAGATGCCTTACCTATGTGCAGGAGCAGAAACAGGAGGGTGTTGATAGGCCATGAGCCGTTGGTGATGGTGCCAAAATGCCGGTAACAAGTGTATTTAAATACAAGACCAGGAATGCATACTGAAATTTTGCTTTGGGTGAAGAAAAATCTATCTATGACACTAC belongs to Dendropsophus ebraccatus isolate aDenEbr1 chromosome 9, aDenEbr1.pat, whole genome shotgun sequence and includes:
- the RPRM gene encoding protein reprimo isoform X1, which encodes MFSSDHVVQLQQWDHLFDFSSLYNNFGTMNQTEAVVLLTNSSNALSNLLGCCTQASVVTDDGFQEPAVDEKNLFIMRVVQIAVMCVLSLTVVFGIFFLGCNLLIKSEGMINFLVKDRRPSKEVEAVIVGPY
- the RPRM gene encoding protein reprimo isoform X2; the encoded protein is MNQTEAVVLLTNSSNALSNLLGCCTQASVVTDDGFQEPAVDEKNLFIMRVVQIAVMCVLSLTVVFGIFFLGCNLLIKSEGMINFLVKDRRPSKEVEAVIVGPY